The Planifilum fimeticola nucleotide sequence CATCCCACGACATCAAACGAGAAGGTGTGGTGATCGCAATGCTGTTTTGGCGAAGAAAAAAATCCATTCCGTCCCATGAAGCCGACTGGATCAGGATCCAAGCTCCCTTCAGCGGAAAAACGGTCCCGCTGACCGAAGTTCCGGATCCCGTTTTCGCCCAAAAGATGGTGGGGGACGGAGTGGCGATCCTCCCGGAATCCGACCGGCTGTTGTCCCCCGTCGCCGGCACGCTGACCCATCTCTTTCCGACGGGTCACGCCGCGGGAATCACCACCGACGAGGGACTGGAAATCCTCGTCCACATCGGAATGAACACCGTCGAACTGAAGGGCGACGGGTTCACCGTCCTGGCCACCCCGGGAAAACGGGTGGAGGTGGGGGAACCGATCATCCGCATCGATCTGGAGAAGCTCCAGAGGACGGCCAAATCGATGATGTCGCCGGTCGTGGTGACCAACATGGACCGGGTGGAAAAAATCAAACCCGCAGCATCGTCGGTCGTCCAGGCCGGAACCGACGAATTGCTGCGGGTGTTGCCGAAGCCGCCGAAGGATCAATAGCGGAGGCCAAAACCGTATTCAAACATCCCGGGCACCGTGACAGGCAACTTTCCGGAAGGATTGACCTCTCCCGTCAGTGCCCTGGCCAGCGCGCGAACCGAAACGTCCCGGTTTCCGTAAGTCGCCAGGTTTCCGTCCACCTCCGGGAAAGCGGCGATGTCGTAGGGATTTCTCATCGCCGCGACCACCACCGGTTTGTCCGCCTCCTTCAAGGCGCGGACCAGGTTCTGCTGGCCGGTGTTGGAATCCGCGTTATAGGTGGTGACAATGACCGTATCGACATCCTTCGCCTTCTCCAGGGCCGCTTCGATCTGCTCCGGTGTCGGAGTGGCCCCCGTCGTGTAAGCATCGGCGGAGATGCCCTTTTCTGCCAGCAGCGAAGCGAGCCGTTCCGGTTTGCCGTCGGAAGGACCGGTCACCAACAGGCTTTTTTCCCTGGAGAGGGGGAGCACCCCCTTTTCATTTTTCAGGAGGGTGATGCTTTTATCGGCAATCCGGTCCGCCGTTTCCAGATGCTTGTTGTTCCCGATGACCCGGGTCGCCTTTTCGTCCACGTAGGGATGATGGAACAGTCCCCGCTTCATCTTGTACCAAAGGATTCGGAACACGGATTCATCCAGGCGCTTCTTGCTGATCTCGCCGCTCTTGACCGCATTCAGCACCGCGTTGTAGGCGAGATCCACATCCGGCGGATTCAGCAGAATGTCCGCCCCCGCCTTGAACGCCTCGACGGGAACCCGTTCCGGCGGCAGGACGTTGGCCCCCGACATGCCGAGGCTGTCGGTGATGATCAATCCGTCAAAGCCCATCTCCCTGCGAAGGAGGTCGGTCAGGATCGGTTTGGAAAGGGTGGCCGGAAGCCCCGAGTCATCCAGGGCCGGTACCACGATGTGGGCCGTCATGATCGCGTCGATCCCCGCATCGATCGCCGCCCGGAAAGGCTTGAGATCCACCTTTTCCAGGGTTTCACGGTCGTGATGGATGATCGGAAGACCGTAGTGGGAATCCACATCCGTATCCCCGTGCCCCGGGAAATGCTTGGCGGTGGCGACGATATTTTGTCCCTGGAATCCCTTCACCTGAGCCACGCCCATCTTGGAGACCAGGTCCGGATCCTCGGAGAAGGAACGCACATTGATGACCGGATTGGCCGGATTGACGTTCACATCGAGGACGGGGGCCAGATCCATGTTGATGCCGAGACTTTTCAATTCACGCGCCATGATTTCGGCCGATTTCCCGGCATATTGAACGGACCGGGTCGCACCCGTGGCCATGCTGCCCGGAAAAACCGTGGCCGGTTCCGTCACCCGGGCGACCAGACCCCCTTCCTGGTCCGTGGAAATGAAGAGCGGAATCTGCATGCGCTGCTTCATGGCGATCTTCTGCAGTCCGTTTGAAAGGGCGTTCACCTGCTTCGCGTCGATAGGGGTGCCGATGTTGTCCGTCCAGTTGAAATAGATCACGCCGCCGACGTGATACTTCTCAATGACCTCTTTGAAGTTTCTTCCGCCCCGCTTCTCCTCCAGATTGATTTCCTCGTAATCCGGGTCCGTCGGCGTCCTGCCGTACACATGCACCATGAACAGCTGCCCGACTTTTTCCTCCAGGGTCATCTTCCGGATTTTGCTCTGAATCCAACCCTTTGCCACGCGATCCTCCTTCCAGCCCGGCTTAACGGCATCCCCCGCCTTTGCCAGGGCGGCGGCCGGAAGGATGGTGAAGAGGACCAGGACCGAACACAGAACAGCAAGCCATCTGCGCATGTACACGATTCCCCTCCCGTTTCTTGTTCGGGCAGCGCTGATCCCGCCCGCAGGCGTCCTTCCCCACATATGAAAGCGTTCCCCCGGGGAAACGAGGAAATGAACCCTCCGCTTTCCCGTCCTTCTTTTCATGTATTTATTTCCATTCGAAATATTATCACGATTGCTTGTCCCGGTCAAGCAAGCGCCCCCTGGGGACGTTATGTTACAATGCTGAAATATTTAAAACCAATAAGCCAACTGTGATATTCTAATAGGAGATGGGGTACTCCAGAGGATGGAGGTCCAATCACGGAGAGGAAAGAAACCATTGTATGTAGAACAAGGAATTTCGGGGATTTATTTCAACCCGAAATGTCCCGATCCCACACTCCGCAGGGAGGGAAAGCTCGATGTGGAAACGGTGGCTGGCAATGGGTTTTTTGGCGTTTGTTATGATCTTCAGCAGCGTTTCGCATCACGCGGACGGCTCCCGGCACGTCGGGAAGCCGGCCAAAGTGAAAACCGGCCTCGAAATCCTGCTCGAACATCCAGATAGATTGAAAGGGAAAAAAGTCGGCCTGATCACCAATCCCACGGCCATCACCCGGGATTACCGCCATGCCCTTGACGCCATGTTGGAAGCGGGCATCCAGGTGGTCAAGGTGTACGGACCGGAACACGGCGTCAGGGGAACGGAACAGGCGGGAGATGAGCCGGGTTCCTTCGAGGATCCCCGGACGGGGCTCCCCTTTATCAACCTCTACGGCAAACAGCCCGGAGAGATGGTTCCCCTTTTCGACGGAGTGGATGTGCTGGTCTTTGACATCCAGGATGTGGGCACCCGCTTCTACACCTACATCTACACCATGGCCTACGCGATGGAAGCCGCCGCCGAAGCCGGGAAACCCTTCATCGTCCTGGACCGTCCCAATCCCATCGGGGGAGTCAAGGTGGAGGGGCCGGTGCTGGATCCGGCGTACCGCTCCTTCGTCGGGCTCTATCCGATCCCCCAGCGGCACGGGATGACGGTGGGCGAACTGGCCCGGTTGTTCAATGAAGAATTCTTCCCGCAGGAAGGCAAGAAAAAGGCGGATTTGACGGTCATCGCCATGAAGGGTTGGAAAAGAAATCAGCTCTACGAGGACACCGGCCTTCCCTGGGTGATTCCTTCTCCGAACATGCCCACGACGGACACCGCACTGGTATACCCCGGAACCGGGATGATCGAAGGAACAAACCTGTCTGAAGGACGCGGAACCACCCGCCCCTTCGAACTGCTGGGGGCCCCCTACATCAAGGGTTGGGAGCTGGCGGAAGCGCTGAACAAGGAAAACCTCCCCGGCGTCTCCTTCCGGGAAGCTTACTTCAACCCCACCTTTTCCAAATACGCGGGAGAGACGGTGGGGGGAGTTCAGGTTCACCTGGAGGATCCAGAGCGCTTCTCCCCCATTTTGACGGGTCTCGTGATCATCGAGAAGGTGAAACAGCTTTATCCCGAGGATTTTGCCTGGCGGAAAGACGGGAACGAATACTGGATCGACAAGCTGACCGGTTCCGACCGGGTTCGGAAAAAGTTGGATGCAGGGGTTTCCGCCCGCAAGATTGCGGAAGAATGGGAAGGGGAACTGAAGGATTTCCGCAAGCTTCGCGCCCGTTATCTGCTCTATCCTCCCAAAGGGCATAAACAATGACGCGCCGCACCTTGATCCGCGGACGCGATCGAACTTCAGGAGGGAGAACATGACCCGAGATCAAGGGAAAAGGCGGGGACATCGGAGATTTCTCAGCATCAGCCTGGGAATGTCGATGATCTTCCCGACCGCATTATGGAATCCTCCGTTCCTCGCGGCATCGGCAGAGACGACCCTGAAAAAACCGGAGGTGGAAATCGGCGGTGTCCAGGTGATCCCTTCTCAGAACCATCATCCCTTTCCCTGGGACAATCCGGGCCTTTCTTCTCCGGTATTGCGCTGGGGAGCGCCCAAGGCCGCCGGGATGAAAGTGGGGCCCTTAAACGCCATCGATCCGTATGTTCAACAGGCGATCCGGGAACGGACCATGCCCGGAGCCGTGGTTCTCATCGCCCGCAGGGGGGTCGTGGTGAAACACAAGGCCTACGGCCACTCCCTCCTTTATCGGGACGATCGGTACACTCCGGCGGAAACGCCGATCGCCATGAAGGAGGACACCATCTTCGACATCGCCTCCATCAGCAAGTTGTTCACCGTCACGGCGGCGATGAAATTGTACGAACAGGGGAAATTCAAACTGGATGACCCCGTCGCCCGCTACATCCCGGAATTTGCGGCGGAAGGAAAGGAAAAGGTGACCATCCGCCAGCTGATGACCCACACCTCGGGCCTCGCCCCGTGGATACCCCTCTACCAGATGGGAAACAACCGGGAAGAACGGCTGCAAATCGTGTTCCGCCAACCCCTGGAGGCGGAACCGGGAACCCGATATGAATACAGCGACCTGAACCTGATCACCCTGGGAGAGCTGGTGGAGCGGCTGTCGGGGATGTCGCTGGATGACTTCGTAAAGAAGCACATTACCGGTCCTCTGGGCATGACCGACACCATGTACAATCCGCCGGCATCGCTGAAGCCCCGGATCGCCGCGACGGAATATCAGCCGGAGACCGGACGGGGGCTGGTCTGGGGCGAGGTGCACGACGAAAACGCCTGGTCCCTTGACGGGGTGGCGGGCCATGCCGGGGTATTCTCCACCGCCAGGGATCTGGCCGTGTTCGGCCACATGTTCCTGCAGAACGGAAAATACGGCGGCAAGCGGATTTTGAAGGAATCGACGGTGGAGCTGATGGCGAAAAACCACCTTCCGGACTTCCCCGGGGATGACCAGGGACTGGGCTGGGAGCTGAACCAGGGCTGGTACATGGACGCCCTGGCCGACGCGGAAACCATGGGTCATACCGGCTTCACCGGCACCTCCCTCGTGGTGAACCGGAAAAACCAAACCATCGCCATCCTGCTGACCAACCGGGTCCATCCCACCCGGGACACCGTTTCCACCAATCCGACTCGCCGCCAGGTGGCCCGGTTGGCCGCCGACGCCATCCCCGTCGACGGCCTCGGAAAAAAGGGTGCCTGGTTCTCCGGCTACGGAGATGATCTGGACCGATCCCTGTGCAGCGGGGAACTGCCGAAGGCGTCCGAACCCTTCACCCTCACCTTCGACACCTGGTATCGCGTGGAAGCTGAACCGGGGACAGGAGACGATTCCGGCACCGTGGAAGGCTCCTCCGACGGAATCCGATGGGAGCCTCTGGCGGAACCCTTCGTCGGCAACAGCGATGGGTGGAAGCGGGTGAAGGTCACCGTTCCCCCGGAAACGAAATACCTCCGCTTCCGTTACAAGACCGACGACTACGCCAACGGCAGGGGTTGGTACGTCAAAAACCCGGTGCTGAAAACGGAGAGCGGAAAAAAAGTGAATGTCCAATGGTCCGGAGAAGGCTGGGAGATTCGGAATTGGTAATCCAAAAGAGGGAGGCGGGGCCACCTGCCTCCCTCTTGCGATGCTTATCGGTTTTGGGAAAAGAATAGTTGATCTGGGGGCCAGGCCAGTCCTGCCCGTTTGTCCGGCAGGAGTGCGAACCATTTTCGGAAAGGAGAATTTCTGTGAACAGCGCGCCTCTCCCCTCCCATCCCCTGTTGCAGCGGCTGATCAAAAGCGCCGGCGTCCAGGCGGGGCTCACCCTCCGAGCTCTGCGGGAAACCATTGCCTGCCGCCATTGGGAGGCTCTCCTCCTCTCCGCCCATCCGGCACACTTGCCCCATCTGATCGTCATCCGCTGGTTGTCCCGGCGGGACGCCCGATCGGACCGGGAAGCTCTGCGGCTTTTAAACCAAGGCATCCGATATCTCCAGAGAGCAGCCAACCGCTTCGACGATCCCACAGTCAAATCCGGATTGGAAGAATGGGCGAGAGATTTCCGCAAATGCACCGATTACTTGTCAACTCCCTAGGTCGATGGACAAACGGCACTGCCGACCGCGGAAGCGCCGGATGCGCCGTATTTCCCTTACGGTTCCCCTTCAATCACCACCACTTTTCCCTTCTCCACCGCCGCCACATGGGCTGGCCGGATGAATCCCCCCTTGTCCGTGATTCCCTTCAGCGGTTCTAACTTTCGGGCAGGACCAGTTGCTCTTGCACCCCTCCGGATATCCTTCCAAAAAACCCCCTTCTATCTCTTCCAACAGCGCTCCAATACCATCTATTGCGAAATGTCCTCATTTTATTCGACAAGCAGGCTTGCCCGAACAAAAATAAAAAACCGGGGAAAGAAATCCCGGTTCCATGCGGGAAGTCGTATTCCGCATTCCTTCGGTAAGGACGCAGGGGCTTCACCGCGACACCAGCCGATTCCACCCCCGCACGCATTTCCGATGACAAATTCTACTGCGCCTCTTTCTCCTCCAACAGGTGCTCCTCCAGCCGCTTCCGAAGCGGCGGGGGAATCGGCTCCGACCTTTGGGTCTCAAAATTGTAGTTGACGTAAGTGGCCGTTCCCTTGGCGCACAATTGGCCGTTTTGGTGCAGTTCCTCGTAGAGGACAAAGCTGCTGTTTCCGATTTTCCGGACCCAGGTCCGCACCTCCACGTCGCTTCCGTAATAGATTTGACGGAGGTAATCGATGTTGATGTTGACCACCACCAACTTCCATCGTTCAAAGGACAGGTCCGGCATGAACATTTTGAAGATCTCCTGCCGGCCGGCCTCAAACCAGACCGGCACCGTCGTGTTGTTGATGTGACCTGCTCCGTCCGTTTCGGAAACGCGGGGCTGAATGACGGTTCTGAACAAAGGACTCACACTCCACCCTTGGATGATTCCGGTTCCCCCGCACCGCGGCCCGGCCGAAAGGATTCGAAAGGGAAGCGGGTACAGCACATTTTACAATATTCTCTCCATTTCTTCCACGCATGTGGGGGGTTTTAGGAGCCATCCCCGGATTCCCTTTTGGCCTTCTCCCGTTCCTGCTCCTGCAGAGCCCGCCACAGGATCTTTCCGCTCGCCGTCATCGGCAATTGATCGACAAATTCCACCCGGCGCGGGCATTTGTATGCGGCCATCTGCCCCCTCGACCACTCAATGATCTCCTCTTCCGTCACCTTGCCGCGGTAGGGCTCCCGCGGGATGATGAAGGCCTTCACCGACTCCCCCCTCCGCGGATCGGGGACGCCGACGACGCAGGCCGTTTGCACCTTCGGGTGCTTGTACAGAATCGATTCCACTTCCGTGGGCCACACCTTGTACCCGGAAACGTTGATCATGCGCTTCGCCCGGTCGATGATGAAGAAATACCCCTCTTCATCGTAATAGCCGATGTCGCCGGTCCGGAAGAAGGGCTTCCCGTCCAGGGTGACGAAAGCCTTTTCCGTCTCCTCGGGACGCCTCCAATACCCCTTGAACACCTGGGGGCCGCGGACAACGATTTCCCCCTTCTCTCCCGGTCCCAGCTCTTTCCGGGTGTCCAGATCAATGATCCGCGCATCCACATCGAAGGAGGGGATGCCCAAGCACTGCAGTTTCGGCCGATCCGGGGGATTGATATGGGTTTGGGCGATGGTTTCCGTCAGACCGTATCCCTCCACATAGCGCATCCCCGTCAATTCATGCAGTTTTTCACCGACGGCCTCGGGCAACGGCGCACCGCCTCCGCCGATGTAAGACAAGGAGCTCAAATCGTACTTGGTCACATCCGGCATGGAAAGGAAATCGACCACCATCGTGCTGATATTGGTCCAATGGGTGCACCGGTGCCTTTCGATCAGCTTGGCCGCCGTCTCCCGGTCCCAGCGGGTCATGAGCACCACGCTGCCGCCGGCGTAGATCGGCACGTGCATGCCGTGGATCATTCCCGTCACGTGGAAAAAGGGAAGCGTGGACAGGGGGACGTTGCCCGCCGACACATTCCCCCACACCGCGGCCCCGACCGTATTGGCCTGCACCGTGCGGGCCGTGTGGATGCACCCTTTCGGCTGACCGGTGGTGCCGGAAGTGTAGGGCAGGACAACGATATCGTCGGGACTGAAGCGGACGGGTTCGGGCCGTCGCTGCAGCTTCAGGGCCGTATCCCACAGCGTGACGCAGGGATGGTCGATCTCCTTCCGATCCGCCGCCACGCTGTCCGGCAGGGACAGGTCCGTCCCCCTGTCGGCGTAATCTCCGTAGGCGGCGACAACGGCGTGTTTGAGGGAGGTTTTTTCCATCAGCGGGGCGATTCGATCGTACAACTCCTGGCCGACGATGGCCGCTTTCGGTTCGCTGTCGGCGACGAAGAAGGCCAATTCCCGGGTCAAAAGCATCGGATTGAGGGGTACGACAATCGCGTTGGCCCGTAGGATCGCGTAAAAGGCGATCATAAACTGAGGGGAGTTTTGCATGAAGAGAAGCACCCGGTCTCCCGCGGCAACCCCCAGATCCCGCTGCAGGAACCCGGCCAGGGCGTTCGCCTCTTCCAAAAAACGCCGGTACGTGATCTCCCCGCCGTAATAGTGGACGGCCGCCTTGTTCGGATACCGGGCGGCAGACACCTCCAGGTTGTGATAGGGATTGGTCTCGGGAACGACCAGCGACCTGGGCACCCTTTTGGGCCAATGATCGAAATGGCGGCTCAACATATTCATCCCTCCGCTTTCCGGATGTTTTCTAAAACCGTCCGGTCCCCCCGCCCGCCACCTTGATCGTCTCCCCCGTCACATAAGAGGAAGCCTCCGTGGCGAGGTAGAGACAGGCGTTCAGAATGTCCTCCGGCACTCCGAGCCGGCGGAGCGGAATCCTCCTCTCCAGTTCCCGTTTTGCCTCCTCCGAGGACGC carries:
- a CDS encoding PTS sugar transporter subunit IIA — encoded protein: MVIAMLFWRRKKSIPSHEADWIRIQAPFSGKTVPLTEVPDPVFAQKMVGDGVAILPESDRLLSPVAGTLTHLFPTGHAAGITTDEGLEILVHIGMNTVELKGDGFTVLATPGKRVEVGEPIIRIDLEKLQRTAKSMMSPVVVTNMDRVEKIKPAASSVVQAGTDELLRVLPKPPKDQ
- a CDS encoding glycoside hydrolase family 3 protein, with the protein product MRRWLAVLCSVLVLFTILPAAALAKAGDAVKPGWKEDRVAKGWIQSKIRKMTLEEKVGQLFMVHVYGRTPTDPDYEEINLEEKRGGRNFKEVIEKYHVGGVIYFNWTDNIGTPIDAKQVNALSNGLQKIAMKQRMQIPLFISTDQEGGLVARVTEPATVFPGSMATGATRSVQYAGKSAEIMARELKSLGINMDLAPVLDVNVNPANPVINVRSFSEDPDLVSKMGVAQVKGFQGQNIVATAKHFPGHGDTDVDSHYGLPIIHHDRETLEKVDLKPFRAAIDAGIDAIMTAHIVVPALDDSGLPATLSKPILTDLLRREMGFDGLIITDSLGMSGANVLPPERVPVEAFKAGADILLNPPDVDLAYNAVLNAVKSGEISKKRLDESVFRILWYKMKRGLFHHPYVDEKATRVIGNNKHLETADRIADKSITLLKNEKGVLPLSREKSLLVTGPSDGKPERLASLLAEKGISADAYTTGATPTPEQIEAALEKAKDVDTVIVTTYNADSNTGQQNLVRALKEADKPVVVAAMRNPYDIAAFPEVDGNLATYGNRDVSVRALARALTGEVNPSGKLPVTVPGMFEYGFGLRY
- a CDS encoding exo-beta-N-acetylmuramidase NamZ family protein — translated: MWKRWLAMGFLAFVMIFSSVSHHADGSRHVGKPAKVKTGLEILLEHPDRLKGKKVGLITNPTAITRDYRHALDAMLEAGIQVVKVYGPEHGVRGTEQAGDEPGSFEDPRTGLPFINLYGKQPGEMVPLFDGVDVLVFDIQDVGTRFYTYIYTMAYAMEAAAEAGKPFIVLDRPNPIGGVKVEGPVLDPAYRSFVGLYPIPQRHGMTVGELARLFNEEFFPQEGKKKADLTVIAMKGWKRNQLYEDTGLPWVIPSPNMPTTDTALVYPGTGMIEGTNLSEGRGTTRPFELLGAPYIKGWELAEALNKENLPGVSFREAYFNPTFSKYAGETVGGVQVHLEDPERFSPILTGLVIIEKVKQLYPEDFAWRKDGNEYWIDKLTGSDRVRKKLDAGVSARKIAEEWEGELKDFRKLRARYLLYPPKGHKQ
- a CDS encoding serine hydrolase domain-containing protein translates to MTRDQGKRRGHRRFLSISLGMSMIFPTALWNPPFLAASAETTLKKPEVEIGGVQVIPSQNHHPFPWDNPGLSSPVLRWGAPKAAGMKVGPLNAIDPYVQQAIRERTMPGAVVLIARRGVVVKHKAYGHSLLYRDDRYTPAETPIAMKEDTIFDIASISKLFTVTAAMKLYEQGKFKLDDPVARYIPEFAAEGKEKVTIRQLMTHTSGLAPWIPLYQMGNNREERLQIVFRQPLEAEPGTRYEYSDLNLITLGELVERLSGMSLDDFVKKHITGPLGMTDTMYNPPASLKPRIAATEYQPETGRGLVWGEVHDENAWSLDGVAGHAGVFSTARDLAVFGHMFLQNGKYGGKRILKESTVELMAKNHLPDFPGDDQGLGWELNQGWYMDALADAETMGHTGFTGTSLVVNRKNQTIAILLTNRVHPTRDTVSTNPTRRQVARLAADAIPVDGLGKKGAWFSGYGDDLDRSLCSGELPKASEPFTLTFDTWYRVEAEPGTGDDSGTVEGSSDGIRWEPLAEPFVGNSDGWKRVKVTVPPETKYLRFRYKTDDYANGRGWYVKNPVLKTESGKKVNVQWSGEGWEIRNW
- a CDS encoding acyl-CoA thioesterase; translation: MFRTVIQPRVSETDGAGHINNTTVPVWFEAGRQEIFKMFMPDLSFERWKLVVVNINIDYLRQIYYGSDVEVRTWVRKIGNSSFVLYEELHQNGQLCAKGTATYVNYNFETQRSEPIPPPLRKRLEEHLLEEKEAQ
- a CDS encoding long-chain fatty acid--CoA ligase, whose product is MLSRHFDHWPKRVPRSLVVPETNPYHNLEVSAARYPNKAAVHYYGGEITYRRFLEEANALAGFLQRDLGVAAGDRVLLFMQNSPQFMIAFYAILRANAIVVPLNPMLLTRELAFFVADSEPKAAIVGQELYDRIAPLMEKTSLKHAVVAAYGDYADRGTDLSLPDSVAADRKEIDHPCVTLWDTALKLQRRPEPVRFSPDDIVVLPYTSGTTGQPKGCIHTARTVQANTVGAAVWGNVSAGNVPLSTLPFFHVTGMIHGMHVPIYAGGSVVLMTRWDRETAAKLIERHRCTHWTNISTMVVDFLSMPDVTKYDLSSLSYIGGGGAPLPEAVGEKLHELTGMRYVEGYGLTETIAQTHINPPDRPKLQCLGIPSFDVDARIIDLDTRKELGPGEKGEIVVRGPQVFKGYWRRPEETEKAFVTLDGKPFFRTGDIGYYDEEGYFFIIDRAKRMINVSGYKVWPTEVESILYKHPKVQTACVVGVPDPRRGESVKAFIIPREPYRGKVTEEEIIEWSRGQMAAYKCPRRVEFVDQLPMTASGKILWRALQEQEREKAKRESGDGS